TTGTTCTATTTCAATCATCTTTGAAGACTGTAAAGTTTTTAACTTAGAGGAGAACAATCTGAAAATTAAAAGAAGCATAAACTCTTTAGGCGACTTGCTTAGCTTGGAAGCAACAGCTGATATGGTTTAGCTTAATCCCTTATAGATATTTACATTAATTTGTAGGAGACCCTCGGGGTTAATTTTTGCATAGATTTTCAAATTGGTGAGACAAACAGGAGAACTGATAAACTGAGGTTTATGATAAGATCTTCATATCGTACTACTACTGATCATGGCCTCGAATACATCTGGGAATAAACTGATTTATTCATTTTTCGCTGCTGAAAAATCGTAGTAAATATTATTCACCTTTCTAGTGTGAAAATGATCTTAATTGAAATGATcttatatgtaaatgaaaattatCTTATTTCAAGCAATCAACATGTGAAGATCTTAATTTGTTTTTTGTGATCTAATTATATTATTGACTGCTGAAATGACAGGGTTGAGTTGCCATAACCAAAAGCTGTTTATACAATGGGGAAATATTTATGACAAAAATGGATCCTCAGGCTTTCATCAGGTTGTCAATAGGCTCTTTGGGTCTGAGGATTCCTGGATCAGCCCTGAGATCTTCGAAAACTGGAATCCGTGCATTCTCTTCACCATGTTCATGTGAGATACGACTCCGAGGTTTCCCTGTGCAAACAACATCTATTCCCTTAGTGTCCTCACCCGAAGCCACACCTGATATTCACAGCATTGCCTCCAGCTTTTATCTAGAAGACTCTGATGTGAAGGCTTTGCTGACCCCTGGCTGTTTCTATAACCCCCATGCTTATCTGGAGATCATTGTCTTCACAGGGTGGAAGGGTTCGCATTGTGGTGTTGGAGTCAAGAGACAGCAGATTGGGACATTCAAGTTGGAGGTGGGTCCTGAATGGGGTCAAGGGAAGCCGGTGATTCTTTTCAATGGATGGATTGGCATCGGCAAAAACAAGCATGAGAGCGGAAAACCAGGAGCTGAACTTCATTTGAGAGTACAACTCGATCCTGATCCAAGATACGTGTTTCAGTTTGAAGATGTGACCATGCTGAGTCCTCAGATAGTACAGCTTCGAGGTTCCATCAAGCAACCAATTTTTAGTTGCGAATTTAGTCGAGACAGGTGATGTAAAACTATATAATTGCATCGTCCATTTTCCATTTGTGGAGTTCAATTTTAAAAGAGCTGCAATTACtcagttttaaaaaaaatatatatttggaCACCTTTAAACAACTCTTACAACCATATTCAGGCTGCTTAAGaaaaatcaataagcaattctttattattttctactcattagtgttaataaaattttaaatggttGCTTTGAGATGGCAGGGTAGCAAAGGTGGACCCATTAGGCACTTATTGGACAGGTTCAGCTGACAGTTCAGATATAGAGACGGagagaagagaaaggaaaggATGGAAGGTGAAGATACACGATCTCTCTGGCTCGGCTGTTGCGGCAGCCTTCATAACCACTCCTTTTGTTCCATCAACAGGTTGTGATTGGGTTGCCAAGTCCAACCCAGGAGCTTGGTTGATTGTTCGTCCTGATATTTGCAGGCCAGAGAGTTGGCTGCCTTGGGGAAAGCTTGAGGCGTGGCGTGAGCGTGGCATCAGAGACTCTATTTGCTGCCGGTTTCACTTGCTGTCCGAAGCCCAAGATGGAGCTGAGGTTCTCATGTCCGAGATACTCATTAGTGCCGAAAAGGGTGGGGAATTTTTCATCGATACTGACCGACAAATGCGGCAGGGACCAACTCCAATACCCAGTCCGCAAAGCAGTGGAGACTTTTCAGCATTAAGCCCAATTGCCGGTGGTTTCGTAATGAGCTGCAGAGTCCAAGGGGAAGGTAAGAGTAGCAAGCCATTAGTGCAGCTAGCTATGCGGCATGTGACTTGTGTGGAGGATGCTGCCATTTTCATGGCACTTGCAGCAGCTGTTGACCTGAGCATTGAGGCATGCAAGCCTTTCCGAAGAAAGATAAGGATAGGGTCCCGCCATtctttatgaaaaaaaaaaaaaaaattaaggtgaTGTATTTCCATGAACAAAGAATGGCTCTATATTTGTGTTGATTTGTGTAACATTTGGCAGTGTGTATAGATCTTGTGGTTGATAAATTCCTAGCTTTCAGACAACCAAATTCTAGTCTGCACCGTTGGCTGTCATTGGTGTCAAGTTTCTAAAACTGCTAATGGCAATAAGACCTCATGGCATCATCCACTGGTTGCAGCTGGCACCTGTGCTACGGATCAGGTGGCTGAGGCAATTCAACAACCAAATGTATGCGCCAATCTCATCACTGACAAAACTTGAGCAATGGACTTTGAGACAAACCTAGAGATGCTACATTCAATTAATTTGGTCCATTGAAGCACTAACAaggaatttttttaattaaaaaaaaaaaaaaaaaaagaagaagaagaagaagaaatctaGCATGAGTACATATTGTAACACAATCTAGCACTCAGTAGTTACAGTTTGAAAGAGGCTAAGTTTGACAAACTAAAGGGAGAAGCTGAGCTGAGAGGTAAAAGTTGCCTCCCTCCGCTCTCTGCAGACTGCATTAATCAATAATCGACTCTTTAGTTGTTTCTTCCTTCTCATTTGCTTCCTCCAACTCCGCCTGAAATTAAATGCGTCATTCATCAAATtccatttgtttattttataaatatagttTTATAGATGGGAAATTAGGAAATCCAAATGTAACAACAAAGATTATAATCCAAAAATTCCATAATAAAGAAACTCTTCCATTGCTTTTCCAAAGTATTTGGAAGGCAGTCATCAATCAATAAGAACAGCTTCAGCTCTAATTAATCATAATAATGGATGTACAATACCAAATCCCCTTTAAGGTCAACCGATGAAGCCTCCAGCCGCTTGGAGCAATCAACCAGCAGAAGAAGTTGTAGCATCCCAAAACAAGCCATAAAAAGCAGGCATTGAAAACAGTAAAACATGTTGTCAGCAGTTTTTAAAGCTTCTCTCTCAACCTCTTTCTAATAAGAGTGCAACTCTTTAACAATTCGTCTCCAAGTTAATGTCTTGATTTTCGCACTCCTAACTCCAGTCATGCCTAAACCTGtaacaaaaaaaacaaagaagTTTTTTCTATTACGGATGAAATGTTCCGAATTCCTCAGGCAcaataaaataacttttttattCAAACTTATtgtctatattattttaaaagcTCTAACACATTTTGTATtgtataaccatttttgtaaaatCTAAGATTATATTAAAAAAAGGAAACATAAACAAATACGATGCTGACTGTTACGAGGTAGAATTCAAattagaaaaatatgaaatattttgGGTGAAACGATGCGTTTAGAAGTAGAGTCATTGCTTTGAAATGGTGTGTTTTGTTTTAGTGAAAATGGTGCGTTGCGTGCCTAGGTTAGGACTTTAATGAAATGGTGCACGGTGATAACGAAATTAGCTAGCAATTGTAACTAACTTTTTCCATGActattttctctttctttttaagCTTTAGCTGTAAGGGGTGGGTGGTTATCAAATATGTGAACAAAGAAAATTTCAGTAAAAgttttcttctcttcttttcttattCTTTCCTTCTGCTCTTTTCTGTTATTTTCCTTCAGTTTTCTAGGTCGTATCAAAGTTATCAGAGCTTTTACAATCCCATCCATGGCTGGTGATGGCCTCTCCACCCATTTGCAAAAAGAGGTCAATGTGATGCAGCAGGAGATCTCTAAGATCCAAGAAGAGTTGGTTCAATTGGACACTAAAATGGACATCAAGTTTCAGGAGTTCAAAGACGAGTTTAAAAGGGATCTTCAAACTTTACTTGGACAATATTTTGGGTCACCTAATGCTGGAGTTACTGGCAAGAGGAAAGGAGTTATGAGGGGAGCACCTCCTGGCTTTGCTCCTAAAGATTTTGTTGCTCCAATCCCTGGTCAAGTTCCAGCTGCGTTAAGTACTCTTCCATTTGTTGATATGAGCAATGTTCATTTGTAAAATAATTCCCCTGAGTGCCCAAAATTCGATGGCACTGATTTCAGAGGATGGTGGGCTAAGTTAGAACAATTCTTTAAAGCTAAGGAAATCCCTTAGACAACCAAGGTTCGTAAGGTGATGTTGAATTTGGAGGGTCGAGCTTTGGACTAGCACTATTTCTACTCCCAAAAGAAAGGTGGCCTACTTATTGTTAAGctttggcctgcaatgcaacatgcAAACCAACATTAGAGCTGAACCAAATGAAGCAGAATCATTTTGTTTATTTGTAACTTGATTTGGTTGCTTTGTAA
This is a stretch of genomic DNA from Gossypium arboreum isolate Shixiya-1 chromosome 11, ASM2569848v2, whole genome shotgun sequence. It encodes these proteins:
- the LOC108474197 gene encoding uncharacterized protein LOC108474197 isoform X1; the encoded protein is MTKMDPQAFIRLSIGSLGLRIPGSALRSSKTGIRAFSSPCSCEIRLRGFPVQTTSIPLVSSPEATPDIHSIASSFYLEDSDVKALLTPGCFYNPHAYLEIIVFTGWKGSHCGVGVKRQQIGTFKLEVGPEWGQGKPVILFNGWIGIGKNKHESGKPGAELHLRVQLDPDPRYVFQFEDVTMLSPQIVQLRGSIKQPIFSCEFSRDRVAKVDPLGTYWTGSADSSDIETERRERKGWKVKIHDLSGSAVAAAFITTPFVPSTGCDWVAKSNPGAWLIVRPDICRPESWLPWGKLEAWRERGIRDSICCRFHLLSEAQDGAEVLMSEILISAEKGGEFFIDTDRQMRQGPTPIPSPQSSGDFSALSPIAGGFVMSCRVQGEGKSSKPLVQLAMRHVTCVEDAAIFMALAAAVDLSIEACKPFRRKIRIGSRHSL
- the LOC108474197 gene encoding uncharacterized protein LOC108474197 isoform X2 — encoded protein: MTKMDPQAFIRLSIGSLGLRIPGSALRSSKTGIRAFSSPCSWWKGSHCGVGVKRQQIGTFKLEVGPEWGQGKPVILFNGWIGIGKNKHESGKPGAELHLRVQLDPDPRYVFQFEDVTMLSPQIVQLRGSIKQPIFSCEFSRDRVAKVDPLGTYWTGSADSSDIETERRERKGWKVKIHDLSGSAVAAAFITTPFVPSTGCDWVAKSNPGAWLIVRPDICRPESWLPWGKLEAWRERGIRDSICCRFHLLSEAQDGAEVLMSEILISAEKGGEFFIDTDRQMRQGPTPIPSPQSSGDFSALSPIAGGFVMSCRVQGEGKSSKPLVQLAMRHVTCVEDAAIFMALAAAVDLSIEACKPFRRKIRIGSRHSL